TTTACCTTTAATGGTTAACCAATCCTTCCGCTTTGAAAAGCCCCAGGATATTGTGGCCTGGCAGTTTAACCGCGATTTTTATTGTATTGTTGATCATGATGAGGAAGTAAGTTGCGTGGGTTTCCTGTTTTACGGCTCGGCCGAGCAGGTTTTTGTTCAGTTAGACGAGACCATGCAGTTTAAATTGCAGCGCCTGCTGGAGATTTTTATCGAGGAGTTTGAAACTGCCGACAGTATCCAGGTTGATATGCTGAGGATGCTGTTGAAGCGCTTAATTATTTTAGTAACCCGCTTAGCCAAAGCCATCCGCCTGTCCGAACCTGCGCAATCAGATGAGAAATTTGCTACCATCCGCAAGTTTAATTTATTGGTTGAAAATAATTTCCGCCAGCAACATACCGTGGCTTATTACGCGCAGCAGCTCAATAAATCGCCTAAAACACTTTCAAATGTATTTGCGCTGTACAATCATAAAACTCCCCTACAGATTATCCAGGAGCGGTTAATCCTCGAAGCAAAGCGCCTGCTTTATTATACCGATAAATCGGCTAAAGAAATTACTTACGAACTGGGCTTTGACGATGCCGCTTATTTCAGCAATTTCTTCAAAAAACACACCTCGTTTTCGCCTACCGATTTCAGAAATAATAAAGTTTTAGTAGCCGAAGGGAAATAGTTACAAGCAGTCGGGAAGTTTGTCTATTTTTCAGGGGGCTTTCGCACCGCATCTTTGTATTGTTAATTCAAAACAACAAAAATTAACATAACAAAAATGAAAACTTTCGCAATTCCAACCAGAGAACAAGTAACTCCTGAAAACCAGGCAATATTCGATACATTAACCAAAGTGGTAGGCCGCGTGCCAAACCTGTTTGCAGTATTTGCAACTTCAGATCATGCCCTTGCCAACTACATCACCCTTTCAAACGGCAAAACTTCATTACGTGCCAAAGAAAAAGAAGCCGTAAACCTGATAGTCAGCCAGGTAAATGACTGTGCTTACTGTTCTGCAGCCCATACAGCTATCGCCAAAATGAATGGTTTTAACGATGACCAGATTGTTGAAATCCGCAAAGGTGGTGCTTCATTCGATGCTAAAATTGATGCCCTTGTAAAAGTAGCCAAATCAATTACCGAAAATAAAGGCCATGCCGATCATCAGCTGATTGAAAACTTTTACGCTGCCGGTTATACCCAGGCTAACCTGATTGACGTAGCCGTAGCAGTAGGCGATAAAACTATCACCAACTACGTATACGCCTTAACCCAGGTACCTGTCGACTGGCCAGCTATTCCTGAAGTAAAATAATTGTCAGTTTATAATTTAGTTTACGCTTTTAAGCCCGCCTTGCCAAGTAAGACGGGCTTAACTGTTTATTTTTATAAAAACCTGTATCATGAACTTTGCACGATTTGCTTTTACCGATGGGGTTAAAAAGCTCCAGGAAAAATACGGCAGCCGCCCGGCCTACGCCCGTATGGAAAATATGCTGGCCGATAAGGAAGGGATTACTGAGGACGAACAACTATTTATTGAAAGCCGCGACAGTTTTTATATGGCCAGCATTGGCGAAAACGGTTATCCCTACATTCAGCACAGGGGAGGCCCCACCGGCTTTATTAAGGTAATTGATAACCATACGTTGGGTGTAGTTGATTTTAGGGGGAATAAACAATATATCTCGGTAGGTAATGTATTGGCGCATCCGCAGGTATCCTTGTTTTTAATGGATTATCCGCACAAAACCCGTCTCAAAATTTTTGCCGATGCACGTATTGTTGAACTGGCCGACAACCCCGAACTGTTTGATCTGATCGATCCATCCGACTATAAACATACCGCCGAACGGATGCTGATTTTTGATGTGAAGGCTTTCGACTGGAATTGCCCGCAGCACATTACACCGCGCTACACAGTTGATGAAATTAAAGAGGCTTTTGCCCCGCAAAATGAATATGTGCTGAAGCTGGAATATGAAATTGAAAAGCTGAAGAAACAACTGGCCGAAAAGTAAGCTTTTGCATTTAGGTT
The sequence above is a segment of the Mucilaginibacter celer genome. Coding sequences within it:
- a CDS encoding helix-turn-helix domain-containing protein — protein: MKLSVTEQSTGGDLHLLINEKHFDRMFFTRDREHKHLTIAWNRGPVQTVIIDEVAYDFLPNTILPLMVNQSFRFEKPQDIVAWQFNRDFYCIVDHDEEVSCVGFLFYGSAEQVFVQLDETMQFKLQRLLEIFIEEFETADSIQVDMLRMLLKRLIILVTRLAKAIRLSEPAQSDEKFATIRKFNLLVENNFRQQHTVAYYAQQLNKSPKTLSNVFALYNHKTPLQIIQERLILEAKRLLYYTDKSAKEITYELGFDDAAYFSNFFKKHTSFSPTDFRNNKVLVAEGK
- a CDS encoding carboxymuconolactone decarboxylase family protein; its protein translation is MKTFAIPTREQVTPENQAIFDTLTKVVGRVPNLFAVFATSDHALANYITLSNGKTSLRAKEKEAVNLIVSQVNDCAYCSAAHTAIAKMNGFNDDQIVEIRKGGASFDAKIDALVKVAKSITENKGHADHQLIENFYAAGYTQANLIDVAVAVGDKTITNYVYALTQVPVDWPAIPEVK
- a CDS encoding pyridoxamine 5'-phosphate oxidase family protein codes for the protein MNFARFAFTDGVKKLQEKYGSRPAYARMENMLADKEGITEDEQLFIESRDSFYMASIGENGYPYIQHRGGPTGFIKVIDNHTLGVVDFRGNKQYISVGNVLAHPQVSLFLMDYPHKTRLKIFADARIVELADNPELFDLIDPSDYKHTAERMLIFDVKAFDWNCPQHITPRYTVDEIKEAFAPQNEYVLKLEYEIEKLKKQLAEK